Proteins encoded by one window of Bacillus sp. DTU_2020_1000418_1_SI_GHA_SEK_038:
- the spo0A gene encoding sporulation transcription factor Spo0A, giving the protein MKKIKVCVVDDNRELVGLLEEYISTQEDMEVVGVGHNGQECLDILDQEDPDVLILDIIMPHLDGLAVLGKMREMKKANLPNVIMLTAFGQEDVTKKAVDLGASYFILKPFDMENLASHIRQVSGKANPVIRKPSTSSYRSQVESKPKNLDASITSIIHEIGVPAHIKGYMYLREAISMVYNDIELLGSITKVLYPDIAKKYNTTASRVERAIRHAIEVAWSRGNIDSISSLFGYTVSMSKAKPTNSEFIAMVADKLRLEHKAS; this is encoded by the coding sequence GTGAAGAAAATTAAAGTTTGTGTTGTCGATGACAATAGAGAGCTTGTCGGGCTTTTAGAAGAATATATTTCAACTCAGGAAGATATGGAAGTTGTGGGTGTTGGTCATAATGGACAGGAATGCCTCGATATTTTAGATCAAGAAGATCCTGATGTTCTTATTTTAGATATAATTATGCCTCATTTAGATGGTTTAGCGGTTCTTGGGAAGATGCGGGAAATGAAAAAGGCTAATTTGCCAAATGTGATTATGCTTACTGCTTTTGGACAGGAGGACGTAACGAAAAAAGCAGTTGATTTGGGCGCCTCCTATTTTATTCTCAAGCCATTTGATATGGAGAATCTTGCTAGTCATATTCGTCAAGTGAGTGGAAAAGCAAATCCAGTTATTAGAAAGCCATCCACTTCATCTTATCGGTCACAAGTGGAATCAAAGCCCAAGAATCTCGATGCAAGCATAACGAGCATCATTCATGAGATAGGTGTGCCGGCGCATATTAAAGGCTATATGTATCTTCGTGAAGCGATTTCAATGGTATATAATGATATTGAGCTCCTCGGTTCGATTACAAAAGTGTTATATCCTGATATTGCGAAGAAATACAATACAACGGCAAGCCGTGTAGAGCGTGCTATTCGCCATGCGATTGAAGTAGCCTGGAGCAGGGGGAATATTGATTCCATTTCGTCCCTATTCGGCTACACTGTGTCTATGTCTAAAGCGAAACCAACCAATTCAGAATTCATTGCAATGGTCGCTGATAAATTAAGGCTTGAGCATAAAGCTTCTTGA
- the spoIVB gene encoding SpoIVB peptidase, translating into MTAEALRKIIGGILLVSLIAIGFSKPIQKYLEIPTSITLFEGQQIQLAKAEMVTATMSTDSSIALNQDNHSVSLKANNRGENEMFLELAGFPIKKVDVNVLKDFKVIPGGQSIGVKLNTVGVLVVGHHQINTVNGKSSPGEIAGIKVGDIITKINGKKIEKMSDVAPFVQEAGKSGKPLTIVVNRENNHFSTELTPLKEKGEGSFKLGLYIRDSAAGIGTMTFYHPETRKYGALGHVISDMDTKKPIVVDDGQIVRSTVTSIEKGSNGNPGEKLARFSEDKEVIGNIVRNSPFGIFGELNQDIRNGILDKPMPIALSHQVKEGPAKILTVVDNDEVNLFDIEIVSTIPQKFPATKGMVIKVTDPKLLAKTGGIVQGMSGSPIIQNDKVIGAVTHVFVNDPTSGYGVHIEWMLNEAEIDIYEKQREKAS; encoded by the coding sequence TTGACAGCAGAAGCTTTAAGAAAAATAATTGGTGGAATTCTCCTTGTTTCATTAATTGCAATTGGATTTTCCAAACCCATTCAAAAGTATTTAGAAATTCCAACTTCAATCACTCTTTTTGAGGGCCAGCAAATTCAGCTGGCTAAAGCAGAAATGGTAACGGCAACTATGTCTACAGATTCAAGTATTGCACTTAACCAAGACAATCATTCAGTTTCCCTAAAAGCAAATAATCGTGGGGAAAATGAAATGTTTTTAGAACTAGCAGGTTTCCCAATCAAAAAGGTCGATGTAAATGTACTAAAGGATTTTAAAGTGATTCCAGGTGGACAGTCTATAGGTGTTAAACTTAATACGGTTGGCGTCTTAGTAGTAGGCCACCATCAAATAAATACAGTAAATGGAAAGTCTTCTCCTGGAGAAATAGCTGGAATTAAAGTTGGAGATATCATCACGAAAATTAACGGCAAAAAAATTGAAAAAATGTCAGATGTAGCTCCTTTTGTCCAAGAAGCAGGGAAATCAGGCAAGCCGCTAACGATTGTTGTAAATCGAGAAAATAATCATTTTTCAACAGAATTAACTCCCCTTAAAGAAAAAGGAGAGGGTTCCTTCAAGCTTGGATTATATATTCGCGACTCAGCTGCTGGAATCGGAACAATGACATTTTATCATCCGGAAACACGAAAATATGGAGCTTTAGGCCATGTTATTTCCGATATGGATACGAAAAAACCGATTGTTGTTGATGACGGTCAAATCGTCCGCTCTACAGTTACCTCTATTGAGAAAGGAAGTAATGGCAATCCTGGGGAAAAACTTGCCCGTTTTTCAGAGGATAAGGAAGTTATCGGGAATATCGTCAGAAATAGTCCTTTTGGGATTTTCGGAGAGCTAAATCAGGATATTAGGAATGGTATTTTAGATAAGCCGATGCCGATCGCATTATCTCATCAAGTAAAAGAAGGTCCTGCAAAAATTTTAACTGTAGTTGATAATGATGAGGTAAACTTATTTGATATTGAAATTGTGAGCACGATTCCACAAAAGTTCCCCGCGACAAAAGGGATGGTAATAAAAGTTACCGATCCAAAGCTTTTAGCTAAAACGGGAGGAATTGTTCAAGGAATGAGCGGCAGCCCCATCATCCAAAATGATAAAGTAATTGGGGCCGTCACACATGTTTTTGTGAATGATCCAACGAGCGGATATGGTGTTCATATTGAATGGATGCTCAATGAAGCAGAAATCGATATATATGAAAAACAAAGAGAAAAAGCTTCATAA
- the recN gene encoding DNA repair protein RecN has protein sequence MLTELSIRNFAIIEALSISLDKGLTVLSGETGAGKSIIIDAIHLLVGGRGSAEYVRHGEDKAEIEGLFQMEDPNHPIYKRAIEFGIELEDGMIVLRRDISKSGKSVCRINGKLVTISILREIGSTLIDIHGQHEHQELMDEIKHISLLDQFGGEKISSAHFEYERVYQMYEQKLKYLKTLSENDQQMAHRLDLIQFQYDEIQKANLKLNEDEELYEERKKLSNFERIFDSLQAGYSGLQGEQRGLDWIGLVMGHIEDAAGIDPSYKELAEAVSNSYYQLEDVMRSLRNELDFLEYDPGRLAEIEDRLNEIQQLKRKYGKTIVEILEYASKIEEEIETLQNKETHISHLEKEISSLRKDLTVEAEELSTLRKNTAKTLIKLIHKELKALYMDKTVFEVKFDSDLENFTKNGLDKVEFYLSTNPGEPLKPLSKIASGGELSRIMLALKSIFSKHQGVTSIIFDEVDTGVSGRVAQAIAEKIHHVAINSQVLCISHLPQVAAMADTHLYIAKNIKDGRTKTSVKALNEAEKVKEIGRMISGVEITDLTKEHAKELLQLAKKIKVQEEKIH, from the coding sequence TTGTTAACTGAATTATCAATTAGGAATTTTGCTATTATTGAAGCCCTTTCCATTTCATTAGATAAGGGCTTGACTGTTTTAAGCGGTGAAACGGGTGCGGGTAAGTCGATCATTATTGATGCGATTCATCTCCTTGTAGGCGGAAGAGGATCTGCGGAATATGTAAGGCATGGAGAGGATAAGGCCGAAATAGAAGGTTTGTTTCAAATGGAAGATCCAAATCACCCAATATACAAAAGGGCGATCGAATTTGGTATTGAACTGGAAGATGGCATGATTGTTCTTAGAAGAGATATTTCAAAGTCAGGAAAAAGTGTGTGCAGAATCAATGGCAAACTCGTTACAATTTCGATTTTAAGGGAAATTGGAAGTACATTGATTGATATTCATGGGCAGCATGAGCACCAGGAATTGATGGATGAAATAAAGCATATTAGTCTTCTTGACCAATTTGGCGGTGAGAAGATTAGCTCTGCACATTTCGAATACGAGCGAGTTTATCAAATGTATGAGCAAAAATTAAAATACTTAAAAACATTAAGTGAAAATGATCAGCAAATGGCCCATCGGCTAGATTTAATCCAGTTTCAATATGATGAAATTCAAAAAGCAAATTTAAAGCTAAATGAAGATGAGGAGCTTTATGAAGAGCGGAAAAAGCTTAGTAACTTCGAACGGATATTCGATTCCTTACAAGCAGGCTACTCTGGTCTTCAAGGGGAGCAAAGAGGTCTGGATTGGATAGGACTTGTTATGGGGCATATTGAAGATGCCGCTGGAATTGATCCATCATATAAGGAGCTTGCTGAAGCTGTGTCAAACAGCTATTATCAGCTAGAGGATGTAATGAGAAGCCTTCGGAATGAACTTGATTTTCTAGAGTACGATCCTGGAAGACTTGCTGAAATCGAGGACAGACTAAATGAGATACAACAATTAAAACGAAAGTATGGAAAGACTATCGTTGAGATTCTTGAGTATGCTTCAAAAATCGAAGAAGAAATAGAAACATTACAAAATAAAGAAACACATATAAGCCATTTAGAAAAAGAAATTTCCTCCTTACGAAAAGATCTTACAGTTGAAGCGGAAGAATTGTCCACTTTAAGAAAAAACACAGCTAAAACTTTAATAAAATTAATACATAAAGAATTAAAAGCGCTTTATATGGACAAGACTGTATTTGAAGTGAAATTTGATTCAGATTTGGAGAATTTCACAAAAAATGGATTGGATAAAGTTGAATTTTACCTATCAACCAATCCAGGAGAACCATTGAAACCCCTCTCAAAAATTGCATCAGGGGGAGAATTATCAAGAATTATGCTTGCCTTAAAAAGTATTTTTTCAAAGCACCAAGGAGTTACCTCTATTATTTTTGATGAGGTGGATACAGGAGTAAGCGGCCGGGTTGCCCAAGCTATTGCAGAAAAGATTCACCATGTTGCGATTAATTCGCAAGTGTTGTGTATCTCTCATTTACCTCAAGTAGCTGCAATGGCAGATACACATTTGTATATCGCAAAAAATATTAAAGATGGCCGGACGAAAACATCAGTTAAGGCACTAAATGAAGCAGAAAAAGTCAAGGAAATTGGCCGGATGATTTCAGGGGTCGAAATTACTGATTTAACGAAAGAGCATGCAAAAGAGCTTCTTCAGCTTGCAAAAAAAATTAAGGTGCAGGAAGAAAAAATACATTGA